In a genomic window of Occallatibacter riparius:
- a CDS encoding TonB-dependent receptor: MKRLPLVLIFIFCLLLAAGSPAFATVFATINGIVHDPQHRPVAGAAVALKASESDFNLSAVTGSDGGFVFANVPIGTYQLEVTAAGFATVSQRIMVASGTNPVVHIPLEVEGSTQTVEVHASDSIATDTVTPTTLISREQIETTPGAGRTLGMQMITDYVPGSYMTHDMLHIRGGHQTSWLIDGISIPNTKIASNLGPQIDPKDIDQLEVQRGSYAADVGDRTYGVFDVLPRNGFEFDHQGELLLTGGNFKTGEAQLSFGDHSAKTAWYASATGSRSDYGLQTPVPEVLHDATNSGSGFLTLIRNQTSSDQLRLTAQYRQDFFQVPYDPNPDDWQQTGYYSSYGLRDVQKERDSFVIANWVHTLSSKALFEVAPFWHFNQANYDSEATDLPVATTWHQQSNYAGAQADVRVNAGPNNFSGGLYSFAQWENDLYGLKVNDGSGASEPNTPASTTAGIVELHASDHLHIGKYVTLLGGLRVSNYHAGLDENAVYPRVGATVEIPHLHWVLRGFYGRFFQPAPVLTVSSSMLNYVQGQPDGANTFVPVPSERDEEHQFGVLIPWHGWSLDVDTFHNRINNFLDHASLGESNLYFPISVDGALVRAWEMALRSPQIAHRGQFHLAYSNQIAEQRGPVTGGYTCTLPNDPACSDGPDYEPVDHDQRHTLNTGINLALPARTWFASNVYYGSGFVNGLAGSGVGPYQGAYLPAHTTFDVSGGWNVGENWKLSASMMNVTNHRVLLDNSVTVGGFHYNDPRMVTGEVRYRFRF, encoded by the coding sequence GTGAAACGTCTTCCCCTTGTTCTTATCTTTATCTTTTGTCTGCTGCTGGCAGCGGGATCGCCGGCGTTCGCTACGGTGTTCGCTACGATCAACGGCATCGTTCACGATCCGCAGCACAGGCCTGTTGCGGGCGCTGCTGTTGCGCTGAAAGCGTCCGAATCTGATTTCAATTTGTCAGCTGTCACGGGGTCCGATGGCGGCTTTGTGTTCGCAAACGTGCCGATTGGAACCTACCAGTTGGAAGTGACGGCTGCGGGATTCGCGACCGTCTCACAGAGGATTATGGTGGCGTCGGGGACCAACCCCGTTGTGCACATTCCGCTGGAGGTGGAAGGTTCCACGCAGACGGTGGAGGTGCATGCGTCGGACTCGATTGCGACTGACACCGTGACTCCGACGACGCTTATTTCGCGGGAGCAGATCGAGACGACGCCGGGGGCAGGACGCACGCTCGGCATGCAGATGATTACGGATTACGTGCCGGGCTCGTATATGACGCACGACATGCTGCACATCCGCGGGGGACACCAGACGAGCTGGCTGATCGACGGCATTTCGATTCCGAACACGAAGATTGCTTCGAATCTGGGGCCTCAGATCGATCCCAAGGATATCGATCAGCTTGAGGTGCAACGCGGCAGCTATGCGGCGGACGTGGGCGATCGCACGTACGGCGTGTTTGACGTGCTGCCGCGTAACGGATTCGAGTTCGATCATCAGGGCGAGCTTCTGCTGACCGGCGGCAACTTCAAGACGGGCGAGGCGCAACTTTCGTTCGGCGATCACAGCGCGAAGACCGCCTGGTACGCCAGCGCGACCGGATCGCGGTCTGATTATGGGCTGCAGACGCCGGTGCCCGAAGTGCTGCATGACGCGACCAACTCCGGCAGCGGATTCCTTACGCTGATTCGGAACCAGACGAGCAGCGATCAGCTTCGGCTCACAGCACAGTATCGGCAGGACTTCTTCCAGGTGCCGTACGATCCGAATCCCGACGACTGGCAGCAGACGGGCTATTACTCCTCTTATGGGCTGCGGGATGTGCAGAAGGAGCGCGACTCGTTCGTGATCGCTAACTGGGTGCACACGCTCTCGTCGAAGGCGCTGTTTGAGGTGGCTCCGTTCTGGCACTTCAACCAGGCAAATTACGACTCGGAGGCGACGGATCTTCCGGTGGCAACGACGTGGCATCAGCAGTCGAACTACGCCGGCGCGCAGGCGGATGTGCGTGTGAATGCGGGGCCGAACAATTTCTCCGGCGGACTGTATTCTTTCGCGCAGTGGGAGAACGATTTGTATGGGCTGAAGGTGAACGATGGGTCAGGTGCGAGCGAGCCGAATACGCCGGCGAGCACCACGGCCGGCATTGTTGAATTGCATGCTTCCGATCATTTGCACATTGGGAAATATGTGACGCTGCTGGGCGGGCTGCGCGTGTCCAACTACCATGCGGGGCTGGATGAGAATGCGGTGTATCCGCGGGTTGGGGCAACGGTGGAGATTCCGCATCTGCACTGGGTCTTGCGCGGGTTCTACGGGCGATTCTTTCAGCCTGCGCCGGTCCTGACGGTTTCGAGTTCGATGCTCAATTACGTGCAGGGCCAGCCCGATGGGGCCAACACGTTTGTGCCGGTGCCGTCAGAGCGCGATGAGGAGCACCAGTTCGGCGTCCTGATTCCGTGGCACGGCTGGTCGCTCGATGTGGACACATTCCACAACCGCATCAACAACTTTCTGGATCACGCCAGCCTGGGTGAGTCGAACCTGTACTTCCCTATCTCTGTCGACGGAGCGCTGGTGCGCGCGTGGGAGATGGCGCTGCGCTCGCCGCAGATCGCGCACCGCGGGCAGTTTCACCTTGCCTACTCTAACCAGATCGCCGAGCAGCGCGGTCCTGTTACTGGCGGATACACTTGCACGCTGCCCAACGATCCCGCCTGCAGTGATGGGCCGGATTACGAGCCTGTGGATCACGACCAGAGGCACACACTGAACACGGGCATCAATCTTGCGCTGCCCGCGCGCACGTGGTTCGCTTCGAATGTGTATTACGGGTCGGGGTTTGTGAACGGGCTGGCCGGGTCAGGCGTGGGACCTTACCAGGGCGCGTATCTGCCGGCGCATACGACGTTCGATGTTTCGGGTGGATGGAATGTGGGCGAGAACTGGAAGCTGTCGGCAAGCATGATGAACGTGACGAACCATCGCGTGCTGCTGGATAACTCGGTGACGGTGGGTGGGTTTCATTACAACGATCCGCGGATGGTGACGGGAGAGGTGAGGTACAGGTTTAGGTTCTGA
- a CDS encoding SIR2 family NAD-dependent protein deacylase, whose protein sequence is MSSISLSPTDHVFVLTGAGISAESGLPTFRASDGLWAGHRVEDVCTPEALSENPALVWEFYSQRRAQGSTANPNPAHVALAQLEAKLGDRFFLCTQNVDDLHERAGSQRLVHMHGELAKSRCEDDCGRPPVPDTAVYKSLDEVPRCACGARLRPHIVFFGEIPLEMDRIQREIDRATVMVVIGTSGSVYPAANFVNWARHNGARTIYIGPERPLNAQAFTTIVEGKAGEVMPGLFHVE, encoded by the coding sequence ATGTCCTCCATCTCCCTCTCTCCCACTGACCACGTATTCGTCCTCACCGGCGCCGGCATCTCCGCCGAGAGCGGCCTGCCTACGTTTCGCGCTTCGGACGGACTCTGGGCCGGGCACCGCGTTGAGGATGTCTGCACGCCCGAGGCGCTCTCGGAGAATCCCGCGCTGGTTTGGGAGTTCTATTCGCAGCGCCGTGCGCAGGGTTCAACGGCGAACCCAAATCCGGCGCACGTGGCGCTGGCTCAGCTTGAAGCGAAGCTCGGCGACCGATTCTTTCTCTGCACGCAGAATGTAGACGACCTGCACGAGCGCGCCGGTTCGCAGCGTCTGGTCCATATGCATGGAGAGCTGGCCAAGTCGCGCTGCGAGGACGACTGCGGCCGCCCTCCCGTCCCCGACACCGCCGTCTACAAAAGTCTCGACGAAGTTCCGCGCTGCGCTTGCGGCGCGCGACTCCGCCCCCACATCGTCTTCTTTGGCGAGATCCCTCTCGAGATGGACCGCATCCAGCGCGAGATCGACCGCGCGACAGTGATGGTCGTCATCGGCACCTCAGGTTCCGTCTATCCCGCAGCCAACTTCGTCAACTGGGCTCGCCACAACGGCGCGCGCACCATCTACATCGGCCCCGAGCGCCCGCTGAACGCGCAGGCCTTCACGACAATCGTCGAGGGCAAGGCGGGCGAAGTCATGCCGGGATTGTTCCATGTGGAATAG
- a CDS encoding quinone oxidoreductase family protein: protein MKAIQIRETGGPEVLQLVDLPIPVPGPGQVLIRVESVGMNFIEIYFRKGQYKATLPMTPGSEAAGTVEECGPGVNGCGFKPGDTVAAVGVLGSYAEYALVPAAQLIKVPDGVTPEQAAAAMLQGMTAHYLAYSTWPLKSGETCLIHAGAGGVGLLLTQMAAKIGARVITTVSTEEKAELSREAGASDVIVYSQQDFVAEVKRLTNNKGVDVVYDSVGKTTFDGSLNCLRPRGLMALFGGSSGAVPPFDLIQLSGKGSLFLTRPTLWHYISTRDELEKRAGDVLNWVKSGDLKLRMEHMYPLTEAGQAQSDMENRRTTGKILLEP, encoded by the coding sequence ATGAAAGCCATCCAGATTCGTGAAACGGGAGGGCCCGAAGTCCTCCAGCTGGTTGATCTTCCCATCCCCGTGCCCGGGCCCGGACAGGTGCTGATCCGCGTCGAGTCCGTCGGGATGAACTTCATCGAAATCTACTTCCGCAAAGGCCAGTACAAGGCGACCCTGCCCATGACTCCGGGCAGTGAAGCGGCGGGCACCGTGGAGGAGTGCGGCCCCGGCGTCAACGGCTGCGGCTTCAAGCCCGGCGACACGGTGGCTGCCGTCGGCGTGCTGGGCAGCTACGCCGAATACGCTTTGGTTCCGGCAGCGCAGCTCATCAAGGTGCCAGACGGCGTGACGCCCGAGCAGGCCGCCGCCGCGATGTTGCAAGGCATGACCGCGCACTATCTCGCCTATTCGACTTGGCCGCTGAAGTCCGGCGAGACGTGCCTCATCCACGCAGGAGCCGGAGGTGTCGGCCTGTTGCTCACCCAGATGGCCGCAAAGATCGGCGCACGCGTCATCACCACGGTCTCCACGGAGGAGAAGGCGGAACTCTCGCGCGAAGCCGGCGCCAGCGACGTCATCGTCTATTCGCAGCAGGATTTCGTCGCCGAAGTGAAGCGCCTGACAAACAACAAGGGCGTGGACGTGGTCTATGACTCCGTGGGCAAGACGACGTTCGATGGCAGCCTGAACTGCCTCCGGCCGCGTGGCTTGATGGCGCTGTTCGGCGGGTCGAGCGGCGCGGTGCCGCCCTTCGATCTCATCCAGCTCAGCGGCAAAGGTTCGCTCTTCCTCACGCGGCCTACGCTTTGGCACTACATCTCAACGCGCGACGAATTGGAGAAGCGCGCCGGCGACGTTCTCAACTGGGTCAAGTCCGGCGACCTCAAGCTGCGCATGGAGCACATGTATCCACTGACAGAAGCGGGCCAGGCGCAGTCCGACATGGAGAATCGCCGCACGACGGGCAAGATCCTGCTCGAACCGTGA
- a CDS encoding glycosyltransferase family 2 protein — MPKYSIVVPFHNEEENVTALYDRLKQVMEQVGDSFELVFVDDGSSDRTYKLLEEIAAVDSRVLVVKLRRNFGQTAGLAAGFDHASGEFILSMDGDLQHDPDEIPNFLEKLEEGYDVVSGWREKRIDNFVMRRIPSKIANWLMAKLSGVDIHDFGTTFKAYRREVIHNIPLYGEMHRFIPALAAWYGASICEIPIKNVNRLRGKSHYGIGRTFRVFFDLLTIRFLIKYMSRPLHFFGSFGAISILLGTIFSATLLGMKIFNPHANIMDQHAPLFVIAGVLILAGVQLLALGLLGELQVRHYYSSQHNTPYAIDRLVRLRAPEEPSILSDRD, encoded by the coding sequence ATGCCGAAGTATTCCATCGTAGTGCCCTTCCACAACGAAGAAGAGAACGTCACCGCGCTTTACGATCGCCTCAAGCAGGTGATGGAGCAGGTTGGCGACTCCTTCGAGCTCGTCTTTGTGGACGACGGCTCCAGCGACCGCACCTACAAGCTTCTTGAAGAGATTGCCGCGGTCGACAGCCGGGTCCTGGTTGTCAAGCTGCGCCGCAACTTCGGCCAGACTGCCGGCCTTGCCGCCGGATTCGACCACGCTTCGGGCGAGTTCATCCTCTCCATGGACGGCGACTTGCAGCACGATCCCGACGAGATCCCCAACTTCCTCGAAAAGCTCGAGGAGGGCTACGACGTCGTCTCCGGCTGGCGCGAGAAGCGCATTGACAACTTCGTCATGCGCCGCATCCCTTCAAAGATCGCCAACTGGCTAATGGCCAAGCTTTCGGGCGTCGACATTCACGACTTCGGCACCACCTTCAAGGCATATCGCCGCGAGGTCATCCACAACATCCCGCTCTACGGCGAAATGCACCGGTTCATCCCGGCGCTGGCCGCCTGGTACGGCGCGTCGATCTGCGAGATTCCGATCAAGAACGTGAACCGCCTGCGCGGCAAGAGCCATTACGGCATCGGCCGCACCTTCCGCGTGTTCTTCGATCTGCTGACCATCCGGTTCCTGATCAAGTACATGAGCCGGCCGCTGCACTTCTTCGGCTCGTTCGGCGCCATCAGCATCCTGCTGGGCACCATCTTTTCAGCCACGCTGCTGGGCATGAAGATCTTCAATCCGCACGCCAACATCATGGATCAGCACGCGCCGCTGTTCGTTATCGCCGGCGTGCTCATCCTCGCAGGCGTCCAGCTTCTCGCGCTCGGACTGCTGGGCGAACTCCAGGTGCGGCACTACTACAGCTCGCAGCACAACACGCCCTACGCGATCGACCGCCTGGTGCGGCTCCGCGCCCCCGAAGAGCCCAGCATCCTCAGCGACAGGGACTAA
- a CDS encoding tetratricopeptide repeat protein, which translates to MDKIAGLKEILALDPKNSFARYGIAVELANRGETDAAMAEFDQLLQKDPDYTAGYFMAAQTLSKAGRTHEAIARLKDGISCAARTGNRHALSEMQAMLDELQG; encoded by the coding sequence ATGGACAAAATTGCAGGTCTAAAAGAGATTCTTGCCCTGGATCCCAAGAACAGCTTCGCGCGCTACGGAATAGCCGTGGAGTTGGCCAATCGCGGCGAAACGGACGCGGCCATGGCCGAGTTCGATCAACTGCTCCAGAAGGACCCCGACTACACAGCCGGCTACTTCATGGCGGCCCAGACGCTCTCAAAGGCGGGGCGTACCCACGAAGCCATTGCCCGACTCAAGGACGGCATCAGTTGCGCCGCCCGGACCGGCAACCGCCATGCTCTGAGTGAGATGCAAGCGATGCTCGACGAACTGCAAGGCTAA
- a CDS encoding acyl-CoA thioesterase, translating into MSSTESIPTMARSVAESQSEMNEIVLPNDANVLGNLLGGRLMHFIDLVGAMAAYRHSRTHVVTAAMDHIDFIQPVHVGDLLTLKSSVNRAFSTSMEVGVKVWVENTQTQVMLHVASAYLVFVAVDQNGRRVRVPELKPVTAHEERRWHDALLRREHRESEHARRKAARKVSAAADQAGS; encoded by the coding sequence ATGAGTTCGACGGAAAGCATTCCCACAATGGCGCGTAGCGTCGCCGAATCGCAGTCGGAGATGAACGAGATCGTTCTACCGAACGATGCCAATGTTCTTGGAAATCTGCTTGGCGGCCGGCTCATGCACTTCATCGATCTGGTTGGAGCCATGGCGGCCTATCGTCATTCGCGTACTCACGTGGTTACGGCGGCCATGGATCATATCGACTTCATCCAGCCGGTGCACGTGGGCGACCTGCTCACGCTCAAGTCGAGCGTGAACCGCGCGTTTTCCACATCGATGGAAGTGGGCGTGAAGGTGTGGGTGGAAAACACCCAGACACAGGTGATGCTGCACGTGGCGAGCGCCTATCTGGTGTTTGTAGCGGTGGATCAGAACGGACGGCGTGTGCGCGTGCCGGAACTGAAGCCCGTGACCGCCCACGAGGAGCGCCGGTGGCATGATGCCCTGCTTCGCCGCGAACACCGCGAAAGCGAACATGCCCGACGGAAAGCGGCGAGGAAGGTATCGGCGGCCGCGGACCAGGCCGGCAGCTAG
- a CDS encoding Mrp/NBP35 family ATP-binding protein, which produces MAHGHAMPQPVALPGVSKIIAVGSGKGGVGKTTVAVNLAIALSKLGQRVGLIDADIYGPNVPLMMGSSQSPKVGAGNIIEPNETHGLKTISIGYISPGDKPLVMRGPMLHQIIRQFLQQVNWGELDYLIVDLPPGTGDVVISLVQTVPLTGAVVVSTPSDVSLQDARKALEMFAQVNVEVLGIVENMSHFTCPHCHEVIDIFSKGGAERTAKQFNIPFLGSIELIPAIREGGDKGLPVALAGPKSPQATGFYDAAQKLMERAEAAAASARDVFEIS; this is translated from the coding sequence ATGGCGCATGGACATGCCATGCCTCAGCCCGTGGCTTTGCCGGGCGTTTCCAAGATCATCGCAGTGGGTTCGGGCAAGGGCGGCGTGGGCAAAACCACCGTGGCCGTCAACCTCGCTATTGCTCTGTCGAAGCTGGGCCAGCGCGTTGGTCTGATCGATGCAGACATCTACGGGCCCAACGTGCCGCTGATGATGGGTTCGAGCCAGTCGCCCAAAGTGGGCGCCGGCAACATTATTGAGCCGAACGAGACGCACGGGCTCAAGACGATCTCCATCGGCTACATTTCGCCAGGCGACAAGCCGCTGGTGATGCGCGGCCCCATGCTGCACCAGATCATCCGCCAGTTTCTGCAGCAGGTGAACTGGGGCGAGCTCGATTACCTCATCGTCGATCTGCCCCCGGGCACTGGCGACGTGGTGATCTCGCTTGTACAGACGGTTCCGCTCACCGGCGCGGTGGTTGTCTCGACGCCCAGCGACGTGAGCCTGCAGGACGCTCGCAAGGCTCTGGAGATGTTTGCGCAGGTCAACGTGGAAGTGCTCGGCATCGTCGAGAACATGAGCCACTTCACCTGCCCGCATTGCCATGAAGTGATCGACATCTTTTCGAAGGGCGGAGCGGAGAGGACGGCAAAGCAGTTCAACATTCCTTTCCTGGGATCGATTGAGCTGATCCCCGCCATTCGCGAAGGCGGCGACAAGGGTTTGCCGGTCGCGCTGGCTGGTCCCAAGAGCCCGCAGGCCACGGGGTTCTATGATGCTGCGCAGAAGTTGATGGAACGCGCCGAAGCCGCAGCAGCATCCGCCAGGGACGTGTTCGAAATCAGCTGA
- a CDS encoding GNAT family N-acetyltransferase → MLNIRSVVPADYDQWKPLWDGYNTFYGRHGATALPDRITLQTWSRFFDALEPMHALVAEQDDKLVGLAHYLFHRSTISIAPNCYLQDLFTLDSARGQGVGAALIAEVYRHADHAGCPRVYWHTHETNATAMRLYDKVAEKSGFVVYRKMF, encoded by the coding sequence ATGCTCAACATCCGCTCCGTGGTACCCGCTGATTATGACCAGTGGAAGCCGTTGTGGGATGGCTACAACACGTTTTATGGCCGCCACGGGGCGACGGCTCTGCCCGATCGCATCACGCTGCAAACCTGGTCTCGGTTCTTCGATGCGTTGGAGCCCATGCATGCGCTGGTAGCAGAGCAAGACGACAAGCTGGTTGGTCTTGCTCACTATCTCTTTCACCGCAGCACTATCTCGATCGCACCCAACTGCTATCTGCAGGACCTGTTCACGCTCGACTCGGCGCGCGGCCAAGGCGTTGGCGCCGCGCTCATCGCAGAGGTCTACCGCCATGCCGACCACGCCGGCTGTCCGCGCGTGTACTGGCATACTCACGAAACCAACGCCACCGCAATGCGCCTGTACGACAAAGTCGCCGAGAAGAGCGGCTTTGTCGTCTATCGCAAAATGTTCTGA
- a CDS encoding adenine nucleotide alpha hydrolase, which produces MKRVLLSWSSGKDCAWALHVLRQASGVEVVGLLTTINTQFDRVAMHGTRRAVLEAQAEAAGVPLWTVPLPWPCPNEIYEARMAEACARARREQIDAVAFGDLFLPDVRAYRERQLAGTGLEPLFPLWQIPTGELARAMIDEGLRAKLVCVDSRQLSAAFAGRDFDAALLSDLPPEIDPCGERGEFHTCAYDGPMFARALELEPGEIVHRDGFVFADFLPLQEAVIG; this is translated from the coding sequence ATGAAACGCGTTCTTCTCTCGTGGAGCAGTGGCAAAGACTGTGCGTGGGCGCTGCACGTTCTGCGCCAGGCGAGTGGCGTAGAAGTTGTCGGCCTGCTCACCACGATCAACACTCAGTTCGATCGCGTGGCGATGCATGGCACCCGCCGCGCGGTACTGGAAGCACAGGCAGAAGCCGCGGGTGTGCCGCTCTGGACAGTGCCGCTGCCCTGGCCCTGCCCTAATGAAATTTATGAAGCGCGGATGGCGGAAGCTTGCGCGCGTGCGAGGCGCGAGCAAATCGACGCTGTCGCTTTCGGCGACCTCTTTCTCCCGGATGTGCGCGCCTATCGAGAGCGCCAGTTGGCCGGTACCGGCCTGGAGCCGCTATTTCCGTTATGGCAGATCCCCACCGGCGAGTTGGCCCGGGCAATGATTGATGAGGGGCTGCGCGCAAAGCTCGTTTGCGTGGATTCGCGGCAATTATCAGCTGCGTTCGCAGGACGCGATTTCGATGCAGCATTGCTGTCGGACCTGCCTCCGGAGATTGATCCCTGCGGCGAGCGAGGTGAGTTCCACACCTGCGCGTATGACGGGCCGATGTTCGCCAGGGCCCTGGAGCTCGAGCCAGGCGAAATCGTCCATCGTGATGGATTCGTCTTCGCCGACTTTTTACCGTTGCAGGAAGCCGTCATCGGGTAA
- a CDS encoding VOC family protein, with the protein MSNFAAPITPFLWFDQNAEEAAKFYVSIFPNSRIVDELRNPGEAPGPKGGVLTISFELNGQRFIGLNGGPAHQFNEAVSFVVNCDNQEQIDYYWSKLLEGGGSEIACGWLKDRFGLRWQVTPAKIGQLIKHPKAMQAMMQMTKFNIAELERAAAES; encoded by the coding sequence ATGAGTAATTTTGCCGCTCCCATCACGCCATTCCTCTGGTTCGATCAGAACGCTGAAGAGGCTGCCAAGTTCTATGTCTCCATCTTTCCCAATTCCCGCATAGTCGACGAACTGCGCAACCCAGGCGAGGCTCCTGGACCGAAGGGCGGCGTTCTCACCATCTCGTTCGAGCTCAATGGCCAGCGGTTCATCGGGCTCAACGGCGGCCCGGCCCATCAGTTCAATGAGGCGGTCTCGTTTGTGGTGAACTGCGACAACCAGGAGCAGATCGATTACTACTGGTCGAAGCTCCTTGAGGGCGGCGGCAGCGAGATCGCCTGCGGCTGGCTCAAAGACAGGTTCGGTCTCCGCTGGCAGGTGACGCCCGCCAAGATCGGCCAGCTCATCAAGCACCCCAAGGCGATGCAGGCGATGATGCAGATGACCAAATTCAACATTGCCGAACTGGAGCGCGCTGCCGCCGAATCCTGA
- a CDS encoding ABC transporter ATP-binding protein, with protein sequence MLELRRVSKHFAGIPAVDDVSFCARPGEVTGYLGPNGSGKSTTMKMITALIERTAGHILFDGKPIDDDLIGYKRRMGYVPEEPHLYVHLSGVEYLLMVAQLRDLPPRQSSERIDGMLRLLSLYDDRHASISGYSKGMRQKILIAAALLHNPDLVLLDEPFSGLDVASALVLRSLIQQLAARGKTVLFSSHELDTVERISNRVVILHRGRLVADDSIEHLRSLMELPTLEAIFSQLAVEQDSTALARNFADLIEA encoded by the coding sequence ATGCTTGAACTACGGCGTGTCTCCAAGCACTTTGCAGGAATTCCTGCGGTCGATGACGTCAGCTTCTGCGCCCGACCGGGCGAGGTGACCGGCTACCTCGGTCCGAACGGCTCCGGTAAATCGACAACCATGAAGATGATCACCGCTCTGATTGAGCGAACCGCGGGACACATCCTCTTCGACGGCAAACCCATTGACGACGACCTCATCGGCTATAAGCGGCGGATGGGATACGTGCCGGAGGAGCCGCACCTCTACGTGCATCTCTCCGGAGTCGAGTACCTGCTGATGGTGGCGCAACTGCGCGATCTTCCGCCGCGCCAGTCCTCGGAGCGCATCGACGGTATGCTACGCCTGCTTTCGCTGTATGACGATCGCCACGCTTCCATCTCTGGATACTCGAAGGGCATGCGGCAGAAGATCCTCATCGCCGCCGCCCTGCTGCACAATCCCGACCTCGTGCTGCTGGACGAGCCGTTCAGCGGCCTTGATGTAGCGTCGGCGCTGGTCCTTCGCAGCCTCATCCAGCAGCTCGCCGCGCGCGGCAAAACCGTGCTGTTCAGCTCGCACGAGCTCGACACCGTGGAGCGCATCAGCAACCGCGTGGTTATCCTTCATCGCGGCAGGCTCGTCGCCGATGACTCTATTGAGCACCTGCGTTCTCTGATGGAACTGCCCACGCTTGAGGCGATCTTTTCGCAGCTCGCCGTTGAGCAGGATTCCACCGCACTGGCGCGCAATTTCGCAGATCTGATCGAGGCATAG